One Rissa tridactyla isolate bRisTri1 chromosome 4, bRisTri1.patW.cur.20221130, whole genome shotgun sequence DNA window includes the following coding sequences:
- the CDH15 gene encoding cadherin-15 has translation MGPPLLLACLLAPLCARGASPAQPGAAAPGSPQAWRQHESPRRVKRAWVIPPISVSENHKRIPHLLVQIKSDKQQPGGVIYSIKGPGVDEEPLGIFSIDKFSGKVFLNAMLDREENDRFRLKAFALDLGGMTLEDPTDLEIIVVDQNDNRPLFRQDVFTGHVVEGAEPGTCVMTADATDADDPDTDNAALRYSILEQGAAGMFSINATTGEICTAQPGLDRETMGVYNLTVQAADMSGDGLTTTATAVIYLEDINDNPPEFTKEEFSMEVEEQAAGVDVGKVFAHDKDLAGSPNWLAKFTILEGDPEGAFAIRTDPYTNDGVLSVAKPLDHEVRDRFKLTVSVQNEQPLEPTAPASPRALATVRVRVRDVNEAPIFRDNPRRVSVLEGAPPGTPVTTYTASDPDTRQLQTLSYALLYDPADWLQLDPHTGTVRTKRELLHPSAFLQGGWYIALLLARDDAEPPLSATGTLSIEILEVNDHPPLLLPPAGVVCGRPGRGGSLLLGATDDDRPPHGAPFHYQLSPQHPQLARNWSITRFNVTHAVLAVLVELPEGPYSLPLLLRDSGTPPQERQQLLNISVCHCGRDGTCEDGVLAAAAAGAGITLGALMIILGSFLLLLVLAGLGAARVRGRRRALRKGLLQRSRDDMRDNILNYDEQGGGEEDQDAYDINQLRHPELFPPRVKPPVRRDAPLSSATPLAPRKLPNSPSDIEDFINEGLEAADSDPSVPPYDTALIYDYEGSGSVASPLSSIVSSLTDEDQDYDYLSEWGPRFRRLADLYGQ, from the exons ATGGGCCCCCCGCTCCTCCTCGCCTGCCTGCTCGCCCCCCTCTGCGCTCGG ggtgccagcccagcccagccaggtgccgcagcccccggcagcccccaggcctgGCGGCAGCACGAGAGTCCGCGGCGGGTGAAGAGGGCCTGGGTGATCCCCCCCATCAGCGTCTCGGAGAACCACAAGCGCATCCCCCACCTCCTGGTGCAG ATCAAGTCAGACAAGCAGCAGCCCGGGGGGGTGATCTACAGCATCAAGGGACCCGGGGTGGACGAGGAGCCCCTGGGCATCTTCTCCATCGACAAGTTCAGCGGGAAAGTCTTCCTCAACGCCATGCTGGACCGGGAGGAGAACGACCGCTTCCGG CTGAAAGCCTTCGCGCTGGACCTGGGCGGCATGACGCTGGAGGACCCCACTGACCTGGAGATCATCGTGGTGGACCAGAACGACAACCGGCCGCTCTTCCGGCAGGACGTCTTCACGGGGCACGTGGTGGAGGGGGCTGAGCCAG GGACTTGTGTGATGACAGCGGATGCCACCGATGCTGATGACCCCGACACAGACAACGCGGCGCTGCGGTACTCCATCCTGGAGCAGGGCGCTGCCGGCATGTTCAGCATCAACGCCACCACCGGCGAGATCTGCACCGCGCAGCCCGGCCTTGACCGTGAG ACCATGGGAGTGTACAACCTGACGGTGCAGGCAGCTGACATGTCCGGGGACGGGCTCACCACCACCGCCACAGCCGTCATCTACTTGGAGGACATCAATGACAACCCTCCTGAGTTCACCAAGGAGGAG TTCTCCATGGAGGTGGAGGAGCAGGCGGCCGGCGTGGACGTGGGCAAGGTCTTCGCACACGACAAGGACCTGGCCGGCTCACCCAACTGGCTGGCCAAATTCACCATCCTGGAGGGTGACCCTGAGGGTGCCTTCGCCATCCGCACCGACCCCTACACCAACGACGGCGTGCTCTCTGTCGCCAAG CCACTTGACCACGAGGTGCGGGACCGCTTCAAGCTGACGGTGTCGGTGCAGAACGAGCAGCCGCTGGAGCCCACAGCCCCCGCTAGCCCCCGGGCACTGGCCACCGTGCGGGTACGGGTGCGGGATGTTAACGAGGCACCCATCTTCCGTGACAACCCGCGGCGGGTCAGCGTGCTGGAGGGggcccccccgggcacccccgtCACCACCTACACCGCCAGCGACCCCGACACCCGCCAGCTCCAGACCCTCAG CTACGCACTGCTCTACGACCCGGCGGACTGGCTGCAGCTGGACCCCCACACCGGCACCGTCCGCACCAAGCGGGAGCTGCTGCACCCCTCCGCCTTCCTGCAGGGCGGCTGGTACATCGCCCTGCTCCTCGCCCGCGATGACG CCGAGCCCCCGCTCTCCGCCACCGGCACCCTCTCCATCGAGATCCTGGAGGTGAACGACCACCCgcccctgctgctgccgccagccGGGGTGGTCTGCGGGCGGCCGGGCCGTGGGGGAAGCCTGCTCCTGGGGGCCACGGACGACGACCGGCCCCCCCACGGTGCCCCTTTCCACTACCagctcagcccccagcacccccagctcgCCCGCAACTGGAGCATCACCCGCTTCAATG TGACCCACGCGGTGCTGGCCGTGCTGGTGGAGCTGCCCGAGGGTCCCTACTCGCTCCCGCTGCTCCTCCGGGACTCGGGGACCCCCCCACaggagcggcagcagctgctgaacaTCTCGGTGTGCCACTGCGGACGGGACGGCACCTGCGAGGACGGCGtcctggccgccgccgccgccggggccggcatCACCCTCGGGGCCCTCATGATCATCCTCggcagcttcctcctcctccttg tgctggcggggctgggggcggcgcgGGTGCGTGGGCGCCGGCGGGCTCTGCGCaaggggctgctgcagcgctCGCGGGACGACATGCGCGACAACATCCTCAACTACGACGAGcagggcggcggcgaggaggacCAG GACGCCTACGACATCAACCAGCTCCGGCACCCCGAGCTCTTCCCGCCCCGGGTGAAGCCGCCGGTGCGCAGGGACGCCCCGCTCAGCTCGGCCACCCCCCTGGCCCCCCGCAAGCTGCCCAATAGCCCCTCAGACATCGAGGACTTCATCAACGAG gggctggaggcagccgACAGCGACCCCAGCGTGCCCCCCTACGACACGGCCCTCATCTACGACTACGAGGGCTCGGGCTCCGTCGCCAGCCCCCTCAGCTCCATCGTCTCCAGCCTGACGGACGAGGACCAGGACTACGACTACCTGAGCGAGTGGGGGCCGCGATTCCGGCGCCTGGCCGACCTCTACGGGCAGTAG
- the SLC22A31 gene encoding putative solute carrier family 22 member 31: MAAGAWRPRGRRAAGGWAPCAALALGWALGWALGAVPPHRCRPDAALLPPPLRRLAGAALLRAAVPRLRGGWSPCQLYRYPPAAAAAATRPNGTGPCTRGWHYALPAAGLRSNLVTQWDLVCASRWKVPLDQTTHLLGWMLGSIAAGLACDRFGRRPAFVVSLVLAVPLGLGVALAVDFVMVLVARLLFGAALAGAFLSLYVARLELCDPPHRLVVTMVAGFFWIAGELLLPGLAVLCRDWRVLQGAVTMILALLAACWWCPALLLESPRWLLATWQLERARKTLQALAESSSPSSNDSSCHQETLLAELESLSQGSPQPRYHAVCEIFSTRVIWKNGVILGFAAFIGSGIRHCFTRNLDPHLPHFFSSYFVLVGTEAAACLFICLTAERFGRRAILLLCTVLTGISSLLLLALTQYLLDLIVLTLSVVGITASHAVTMLSIFFASEVLPTVVRGAGLGLIVGASFLGKAAAPITAIPNSRGFFLHHVVFASFAILAVLSIMLLPESQGRSLPQSLQDGESQRRPPLFHRPPREDHLPLLAPHGIPHDYSRLATSTKRMLGSPAAPRET; encoded by the exons ATGGCGGCGGGGGCTTGGCgtccgcggggccggcgggcggcgggggggtgggcgcCGTGCGCGGCGCTGGCGCTGGGGTGGGCGCTGGGGTGGGCGCTGGGGGCGGTGCCGCCCCACCGCTGCCGCCCCGAcgccgcgctgctgccgccgccgctgcgccgCCTGGCGGGGGCCGCGCTCCTCCGCGCCGCCGTCCCCCGCCTCCGCGGCGGATGGAGCCCCTGCCAGCTCTACCGCtaccccccggccgccgccgccgccgccacccggcCCAACGGCACCGGGCCCTGCACCCGGGGATGGCACTACGCCCTGCCCGCCGCGGGGCTCCGCTCCAACCTCGTCACCCAg TGGGACCTGGTGTGCGCCTCGCGCTGGAAGGTGCCCCTGGACCAAACCACGCACTTGCTGGGCTGGATGCTGGGCAGCATCGCCGCCGGACTGGCATGTGACAG GTTTGGCCGCCGTCCCGCCTTCGTGGTGTCCCTGGTGCTGGCGGTGCCCCTGGGCCTCGGCGTGGCGCTTGCCGTGGACTTCGTCATGGTCCTGGTGGCGCGGCTGCTCTTTGGGGCAGCACTGGCAGGcgccttcctctccctctacgtGGCAC GACTGGAGCTGTGCGACCCCCCGCACCGGCTGGTGGTGACGATGGTGGCCGGCTTCTTCTGGATCgccggggagctgctgctgccagggctggccgTGCTGTGCCGGGACTGGCGGGTGCTGCAGGGCGCCGTCACCATGAtcctggctctgctggctgcctgctggtg GTGCCCGGCGCTGCTGCTGGAGTCGCCGCGCTGGCTACTGGCCACCTGGCAGCTGGAGAGGGCCAGGAAGACCCTGCAGGCGCTGGCCgaaagcagcagccccagctccaacGACAGCTCCTGCCACCAGGAGACCCTCCTCGCAG AGCTGGAGTCCCTGTCCCAGGGGTCCCCGCAGCCGCGGTACCACGCCGTCTGCGAGATCTTCAGCACCAGGGTCATCTGGAAGAACGGAGTCATCCTCGGATTCGCGGC GTTCATCGGCTCCGGCATCCGCCACTGCTTCACCCGCAACCTGGACCCCCACCTGCCCCACTTCTTCTCCTCCTACTTCGTGCTGGTGGGCACCGAGGCGGCCGCCTGCCTCTTCATCTGCCTGACGGCCGAGCGCTTCGGGCGCCGCGccatcctcctgctctgcaccGTCCTCACCGgcatctcctccctcctgctgctggccctcaccCAGT ACCTGCTGGACCTCATTGTCCTGACCCTGTCTGTGGTGGGCATCACCGCCTCCCACGCCGTCACCATGCTCAGCATCTTCTTTGCCAGCGAGGTCCTCCCCACCGTGGTCAG GGGTGCCGGGCTCGGCCTCATCGTGGGGGCCAGCTTCCTGGGCAAGGCGGCCGCCCCCATCACCGCCATCCCCAACAGCCGGGGCTTCTTCCTGCACCACGTCGTCTTCGCCTCCTTCGCCATCCTCGCCGTCCTCAGCATCATGCTGCTGCCGGAGAGCCAGGGCCGCAGCCTGCCCCAGTCCCTGCAGGACGGCGAGAGCCAGCGCCGGCCCCCACTCTTCCACCGGCCCCCCCGCGAGGACCACCTGCCCCTGCTCGCCCCCCACGGCATCCCCCACGACTACTCCCGCCTCGCCACCTCCACCAAGAGGATGCTGggctccccggccgccccccgcgaGACGTAG